The Litorilinea aerophila genome window below encodes:
- a CDS encoding shikimate dehydrogenase, translating to MSSISGKTQIVGLIGWPVSHSVSPPMHNAAFAALGMDWRYVPLPVPVTPPARIGEAVRGVRALGLRGANVTVPHKQAVIPHLDRLTDAAAAIGAVNTIRVEEDGSLLGDNTDARGFVADLRDHGVEPGGRRVLVLGAGGSARAVVYGLAEAGCARLTVLNRTPEKAQALVAAMQAAFPRCPMAAGAFPAELPQAAEDADLIVNCTTLGMTPHVEGLPWDEALPFRPDQAVYDLVYNPPETRLLGHARAGGAHAIGGLGMLVWQGAIAFELWTGTAPPVPVMRQAVLAALGRADG from the coding sequence ATGTCCTCAATTTCCGGCAAAACCCAAATCGTCGGCCTGATCGGCTGGCCGGTCAGCCACAGCGTCAGCCCGCCCATGCACAACGCCGCCTTCGCCGCGCTGGGAATGGACTGGCGCTACGTTCCCCTGCCCGTGCCGGTGACGCCGCCGGCACGCATCGGCGAGGCCGTCCGAGGGGTGCGGGCCCTGGGCTTGCGGGGGGCCAACGTCACCGTGCCCCACAAGCAGGCCGTCATCCCCCACCTGGATCGACTCACCGACGCGGCAGCCGCCATCGGCGCGGTCAACACCATCCGGGTGGAGGAAGACGGCAGCCTGCTGGGCGACAACACCGACGCCCGGGGCTTCGTGGCAGACCTGCGGGACCACGGCGTGGAGCCGGGAGGACGGCGGGTACTGGTCCTGGGCGCGGGGGGCTCCGCCCGGGCGGTGGTCTACGGCCTGGCCGAGGCAGGCTGCGCCCGCCTCACCGTGCTCAACCGCACCCCGGAAAAGGCCCAGGCGCTGGTCGCGGCCATGCAGGCGGCCTTCCCCCGCTGCCCCATGGCCGCCGGTGCCTTTCCCGCGGAGCTTCCCCAGGCGGCAGAGGACGCCGACCTGATTGTGAACTGCACCACCCTGGGCATGACCCCCCACGTGGAGGGCCTGCCCTGGGACGAGGCGCTGCCCTTCCGCCCCGACCAGGCCGTGTACGACCTGGTCTACAACCCGCCGGAGACCCGGCTGCTGGGCCATGCCCGGGCCGGCGGCGCCCACGCCATCGGCGGGCTGGGCATGCTGGTCTGGCAGGGTGCCATCGCCTTCGAGCTGTGGACCGGCACGGCGCCCCCCGTGCCGGTGATGCGCCAGGCAGTGCTGGCGGCCCTGGGCCGCGCCGACGGTTGA
- the aroA gene encoding 3-phosphoshikimate 1-carboxyvinyltransferase codes for MTQIHIHGGHRLTGRCHVPGDKSISHRAVMFASIAEGVSKISNFLDGGDCRSTVAVMRGLGVQIDEVAPTELVVHGRGLDGLQEPEDVLDCGNSGTTIRLLTGLLAGQPFSSFLNGTAQIRRRPMDRIVQPLRRMGATIMGRQDGRYAPLGIAPGRLRAFEYDMPVASAQVKSCLLLAGLYAQGLTVIRQPGPARDHTERMLQAMGAPIAVYGNTVHSERPSSPLQPLELTVPGDISSAAFLLAAASIVPDSRITITGVGVNPTRTGFVEALQEMGVRIEFQNPREQSGEPVADLEVQYGELRGATFGGQQIVTMIDELPTLAVVATQAHGRTVVKDAGELRVKETDRIATTVSELRKMGARIEPTPDGFIIDGPTRLMGGTVESHGDHRLAMAMTVAALAAQGPTTVYGAEVTADSFPGFEATLQALGAALEVKP; via the coding sequence ATGACTCAAATCCACATCCACGGCGGCCATCGACTGACCGGCCGCTGCCATGTTCCCGGCGATAAATCCATCAGCCATCGGGCGGTGATGTTCGCCAGCATCGCCGAAGGCGTCAGCAAAATCAGCAACTTTCTGGACGGCGGCGACTGCCGTTCCACCGTGGCTGTGATGCGCGGCCTGGGCGTCCAGATCGACGAGGTCGCACCCACGGAGCTGGTGGTCCACGGCCGTGGGCTGGACGGCCTGCAGGAGCCCGAGGACGTGCTGGACTGCGGCAACTCCGGCACCACCATCCGCCTGCTCACCGGCCTCCTGGCCGGCCAGCCCTTCAGCAGCTTCCTGAACGGCACCGCCCAGATCCGCCGCCGCCCCATGGACCGCATCGTCCAGCCCCTGCGCCGTATGGGCGCCACCATCATGGGCCGCCAGGATGGCCGCTACGCGCCCCTGGGCATCGCGCCCGGCCGCCTGCGGGCCTTCGAGTACGACATGCCCGTGGCCAGCGCCCAGGTCAAGAGCTGCCTGCTGCTGGCCGGCCTCTACGCCCAGGGACTGACCGTGATACGCCAGCCCGGCCCGGCCCGGGACCACACGGAGCGCATGCTCCAGGCCATGGGCGCGCCCATCGCCGTCTACGGCAACACCGTCCACAGCGAACGGCCGAGCAGCCCCCTCCAGCCCCTGGAGCTGACGGTGCCCGGCGACATCTCTTCCGCCGCCTTCCTCCTGGCCGCAGCCAGTATCGTGCCGGACAGCCGCATCACCATCACCGGCGTGGGGGTGAACCCCACCCGCACCGGCTTCGTGGAGGCCCTCCAGGAGATGGGCGTCCGCATCGAGTTCCAGAACCCCCGCGAACAGTCGGGCGAGCCAGTGGCCGACCTGGAGGTCCAGTACGGCGAGCTCCGGGGGGCCACCTTCGGCGGCCAGCAGATCGTCACCATGATCGACGAGCTGCCCACCCTGGCGGTGGTGGCCACCCAGGCCCACGGCCGCACCGTGGTCAAGGATGCAGGCGAACTGCGGGTCAAGGAGACCGACCGCATCGCCACCACCGTGAGCGAGCTGCGCAAGATGGGCGCCCGCATTGAACCCACGCCCGACGGCTTCATCATCGACGGCCCCACCCGGCTGATGGGTGGCACCGTGGAAAGCCACGGCGACCACCGCCTGGCCATGGCCATGACCGTGGCCGCGCTGGCCGCGCAGGGGCCCACCACCGTCTACGGCGCGGAGGTCACCGCCGACAGCTTCCCCGGCTTCGAGGCCACCCTCCAGGCCCTGGGCGCCGCGCTGGAGGTGAAACCGTAG
- a CDS encoding prephenate dehydrogenase: MKKRLAECRVTVVGLGLMGASLCLDLSQHTLCREVRGVARRTDTVLDAFFAGAVDLATNDLYTGILGADIVILATPVRTIVHMLEELGPRLWPGTLVMDLGSTKQTICAAMDRLPPGLQPIGGHPMTGKETAGFQAAEPGLYRGAPWILTPLPRTSPEALDLARELVEAVGARPMVLEAERHDRLVASISHLPFLLASALVHAVADTGAQDPAVWELAAGGFRDTSRVAASDTRMFLDILMTNREAVLDQLERFGQHVAELRTLLANGDEEALQAKLAISQQARARWQGRGSGDQGIG, from the coding sequence ATGAAAAAACGTCTTGCAGAGTGCCGTGTCACCGTGGTGGGGCTGGGCCTCATGGGCGCCAGCCTCTGCCTGGACCTCAGCCAGCATACCCTGTGCCGGGAAGTACGGGGCGTGGCCAGGCGCACCGACACCGTCCTGGACGCCTTCTTCGCCGGCGCCGTCGACCTGGCCACCAACGACCTCTACACCGGCATCCTGGGCGCGGACATCGTGATCCTGGCCACGCCGGTGCGCACCATCGTCCACATGCTGGAAGAGCTGGGCCCCCGCCTCTGGCCGGGTACCCTGGTGATGGACCTGGGCAGCACCAAACAGACCATCTGCGCGGCCATGGATCGGCTCCCACCGGGGCTCCAGCCCATCGGCGGCCACCCCATGACCGGCAAGGAGACCGCCGGCTTCCAGGCCGCGGAGCCGGGCCTCTACCGGGGCGCCCCCTGGATCCTGACGCCCCTGCCCCGCACCAGCCCGGAGGCCCTGGACCTGGCCCGGGAGCTGGTGGAGGCCGTCGGCGCCCGCCCCATGGTGCTGGAAGCCGAGCGCCACGACCGTCTAGTGGCCAGCATCAGCCACCTGCCCTTCCTGCTGGCCAGCGCCCTGGTCCACGCGGTGGCCGACACCGGCGCCCAGGATCCGGCCGTGTGGGAGCTGGCTGCCGGCGGCTTCCGGGATACCAGCCGGGTTGCAGCCAGCGACACCCGCATGTTCCTGGACATCCTGATGACCAACCGGGAGGCGGTGCTGGATCAACTGGAGCGCTTCGGCCAGCACGTGGCCGAGCTGCGCACCCTGCTGGCCAACGGCGACGAAGAGGCCCTCCAGGCCAAGCTGGCCATCTCCCAACAGGCCCGGGCCCGCTGGCAGGGGAGGGGATCGGGGGATCAGGGGATTGGGTAA